A window of the Lolium perenne isolate Kyuss_39 chromosome 7, Kyuss_2.0, whole genome shotgun sequence genome harbors these coding sequences:
- the LOC127314124 gene encoding uncharacterized protein → MLEELLIFTRGGLILWSLAGGAAALKGSPVDALVRSFLLDGGPCGPAGAGFAHGPHALRWAFNNALGLVFVAVYRKVLHLLYVDDLLAAVAAEFARIYRPRRASYHGFGERFRQLQLEAEARASRPASVPVKPGPAPSDGLLLPEGGGGGESETAGDESGKDGSDGEQEEHNSVDGSLKVVKGEEEVAPSNNAAFDMSKLQLIFRPHHKIKPNKPAPRDKKPVTTDKRRRIPDNVPSAKDLDFSNPADARGALAMNQAPVNQGKSGMDQDETTRSSTVKSGWFSSMFRSIAGGNAALEMSDLQPALKALKDRLMTKNVAEEIAEKLCESVAASLVGKQLGSFTRVSSSVQAAMEDALVRILTPRRSIDVLRDVHAAKQRGAPYVIVFVGVNGVGKSTNLAKVAYWLRQHDLTVMLAACDTFRSGAVEQLRTHARRLQIPIFEKGYERDPAVVARGAIQEATRNKTDVVLVDTAGRMQDNEPLMRALSKLINLNNPDLVLFVGEALVGNDAVDQLTKFSQKLTDLSTAPTARSIDGILLTKFDTIDDKVGAALSMVYVSGAPVMFVGCGQSYTDLKKLNVKSIVNTLLE, encoded by the coding sequence ATGCTGGAGGAGCTGCTCATCTTCACGCGCGGCGGCCTGATCCTGTGGTCGCtggccggcggcgccgccgcgctcAAGGGCTCCCCGGTGGACGCCCTCGTGCGGTCCTTCCTCCTCGACGGCGGCCCCTGCGGCCCCGCCGGCGCCGGGTTCGCGCACGGCCCACACGCGCTCCGGTGGGCCTTCAACAACGCGCTCGGGCTCGTCTTCGTCGCCGTCTACCGCAAGGTGCTCCACCTCCTCTACGTCGACGACCtcctcgccgccgtcgccgccgagtTCGCGCGGATCTACCGCCCGCGCCGCGCGTCCTACCACGGGTTCGGGGAGCGGTTCCGGCAGCTCCAGCTCGAGGCCGAGGCGCGCGCGTCCCGTCCGGCCTCCGTTCCCGTGAAGCCTGGTCCTGCTCCGTCTGATGGCCTTCTCCTGCCcgagggtggcggtggtggcgagaGTGAGACTGCGGGTGACGAGTCTGGGAAGGATGGCTCCGATGGCGAGCAGGAGGAGCACAACTCGGTGGATGGTAGCCTCAAGGTTGTGAAAGGGGAAGAGGAAGTAGCTCCCAGCAACAATGCTGCTTTTGACATGAGTAAGTTGCAACTTATTTTCCGACCACACCATAAAATCAAGCCGAATAAACCCGCACCCAGGGATAAGAAACCAGTGACAACCGATAAGAGGAGGAGGATTCCGGATAACGTGCCTTCGGCCAAGGATTTGGATTTTTCAAACCCAGCTGACGCCAGAGGGGCTCTGGCGATGAACCAGGCGCCTGTCAACCAGGGGAAGAGCGGGATGGACCAGGACGAAACCACGAGGAGCAGCACAGTGAAGAGCGGCTGGTTCTCCTCAATGTTCAGGAGCATCGCAGGCGGCAACGCGGCCCTGGAGATGTCTGATCTGCAACCTGCGCTCAAAGCTCTGAAGGATCGGCTGATGACCAAGAACGTGGCGGAGGAAATCGCGGAGAAGCTCTGCGAATCGGTCGCAGCTAGCCTTGTAGGCAAGCAGCTCGGCTCCTTCACGCGGGTTTCCTCCTCTGTTCAGGCAGCTATGGAAGATGCGCTCGTTAGGATATTGACCCCGAGGCGATCCATCGACGTGCTGAGAGATGTGCACGCTGCTAAGCAGCGTGGTGCGCCGTACGTCATCGTCTTCGTCGGGGTGAATGGGGTCGGGAAATCCACCAACCTCGCAAAGGTTGCGTATTGGCTTCGCCAGCATGACCTCACCGTCATGCTGGCAGCGTGCGACACCTTCAGGTCTGGTGCTGTGGAGCAGCTGCGGACTCATGCCCGCAGGCTTCAGATTCCTATTTTTGAGAAAGGATATGAAAGGGATCCAGCCGTAGTTGCAAGGGGTGCGATTCAGGAAGCCACCCGGAATAAAACAGATGTTGTTCTTGTCGACACCGCTGGGCGTATGCAGGACAATGAGCCACTCATGAGAGCACTCTCCAAGCTCATCAATCTCAATAATCCAGACCTGGTTTTGTTTGTTGGAGAGGCGCTGGTGGGGAATGATGCTGTTGATCAGCTCACTAAGTTTAGTCAGAAACTGACAGATCTTTCCACTGCTCCAACTGCTAGATCGATAGATGGCATCCTGCTCACCAAGTTTGACACCATTGACGACAAGGTTGGAGCAGCTCTTTCTATGGTGTATGTTTCTGGAGCTCCTGTCATGTTTGTTGGCTGTGGTCAGTCGTACACTGACCTCAAGAAACTCAATGTGAAATCCATCGTCAACACCCTTCTGGAGTGA